In a genomic window of Carassius gibelio isolate Cgi1373 ecotype wild population from Czech Republic chromosome A3, carGib1.2-hapl.c, whole genome shotgun sequence:
- the LOC127940993 gene encoding germ cell-specific gene 1-like protein, translating to MGMQYAQRASLALTLNYVAFALAVSAVTTSYWCEGTRKVAKPFCMGPVKVKQTYCIRFNSSNINDTRLVQYIYETGEEKFLMRKFHAGIWFSCEQSVDLIGFNCRSFLEITPDHERGVLWLCIVAECLYIVLLFTGGALMVIEMCPCFNLINRLKVNAFAALCTALSGLFGMVAHMMFTTAFQLAVQMGPEDWRPKTWDYSWSYLLAWGSFGTCMGSAVTVLNHYTKTIIEFKFKRRTIEKKLRIKQKILELDMPEDLWYITSLQEQADQHTALYVNGNEPSCFNPTILDNWDREYC from the exons ATGGGTATGCAGTATGCTCAGAGAGCATCCCTGGCTCTCACGCTCAATTACGTGGCGTTCGCCTTGGCCGTTTCGGCCGTCACCACTAGCTACTGGTGTGAGGGGACCAGGAAGGTGGCAAAGCCTTTCTGCATGGGGCCGGTGAAAGTCAAGCAGACGTACTGCATCCGCTTTAACAGCTCTAACATCAATGACACACGGCTGGTGCAGTACATCTACGAGACTGGAGAGGAAAAGTTCCTCATGAGGAAGTTCCATGCAGGGATCTGGTTCTCCTGCGAACAAAGCGTGGACTTAATAG GATTTAACTGTAGGAGCTTTTTAGAGATCACACCAGATCATGAAAGAG gagtGCTCTGGCTGTGTATTGTGGCTGAGTGTCTGTACATTGTTCTGCTGTTCACCGGTGGAGCTCTGATGGTGATAGAGATGTGTCCATGCTTTAACTTGATAAACAGACTCAAGGTCAATGCCTTTGCAGCTCTGTGCACTGCTCTCTCAG GCCTTTTTGGGATGGTTGCACATATGATGTTCACCACAGCATTCCAGCTGGCCGTCCAGATGGGTCCAGAAGACTGGAGACCTAAGACTTGGGACTACAGCTGGTCCTATCT TCTGGCGTGGGGCTCATTTGGCACCTGCATGGGCTCGGCGGTCACAGTTCTAAACCATTACACCAAAACCATCATTGAGTTTAAGTTCAAGAGGAGGACCATTGAGAAGAAACTGCGCATCAAGCAGAAGATCCTGGAGCTGGACATGCCGGAGGACTTGTGGTACATCACTTCATTACAGGAGCAAGCAGACCAACACACAGCCCTGTACGTGAATGGCAACGAACCATCCTGCTTCAACCCCACAATACTAGACAACTGGGACAGAGaatactgctga